GGATAGTTCTCACAAACCAAGGTTTCGTAGTTTGTATTTTTGGACTGGGATGCTTCTCATTAGCTACATTTTTCATCAGATTGAAGAGCATTGGATAGATATCTATGGCAATCGATATGCCTTTAGCGCTTCGATGAACGAATTATTAAAGGGCATAACTGACTCAAGCGACAATCTCCTTTCTCATGAAGGTATTTTTGTCATCAATACGACTCTCGTTTGGTTAGTCGGAGGGGGAGCGTTGGTTGCGATGCATTATAGTGTGTTTCCAGCGCTGTGTATGGCAGCCATAGTACTGATAAATGCGATCGCACACATAGGATTGGCGGTTGCCAGCTGGGAGTATAACCCTGGCACGCTGACCTCCATTATGCTTTTTCTCCCCGTTTCGCTGCTGTTCTATAAGAACTATTTTCTACAGAAAGGTGAAAAGCTATTTCTTTTGTATCTAAGCCTTGGCTGGTCTATTTTATGCCATGTCGTTATGGTTGTTGGCACCATTGCTGTCCACCACTGGGGGGTGATTTCTGAGTCACTTTACTTTCTTGCACTTTTTCTCTTGTCAATTGTGCCACTGTTAGCATCTAGTCCGGCTGTAAAGTCATAAATAGACTGCCATTTTTTGCGGCAAACTTGTTAGATATTACCTAGACGAACTGCATCGGATAAAGATCTATGACAGCTTACGAACCACCGGGATCACCAAAGCACTTCGGCGTACTTTTGGATCAAGTTTCCTACTTAGTCGAGCGCAAGGTTATAAGACATCTGAAAGAAGAAGGGTATGACCTTACATTCTTAGAGGTGGTCATGCTTATTGGCGTCGTTGAAGTAGAGGGAATCAACCCTAATGCACTTGCCGAACGCACTCTGCGTCATAAATCGATCGTGGCAAGAGTAACAAAGCGTCTTGAAGGTCAGGGAATGATCACCCGTACCGTAAGCGAAGTGGACGGTAGGTCTTGGGAGCTTAGTGCCTCAAAAAAAGGGATCGCGTGCTATAAGACTATTATGAAAAATATGGAACCTTTTCGAAGAAGATTTGAAAAACAGTTAAATAAAAACGACCTGAACGTCTTTCATCAGGTGCTGATGCAATTCCGAGACTATTTGTTTACAGATTCTAGCCATTGATTTAGTCAGAATTATCAACTTTAAATTTAGTTGACTTTGTCATCTATTGCAATTACCTTTTGGTCTCCCTTTGATCAGAATAACTCATTGAGGTGTCTATGAAATGTCATTGGCAAGGCGCTGTAATGCTCTTGTTATTCAGTTTGAGTAATGGATCAATAGTCGCCGATGTGAGTGATAACGTTCGCGACAAAGATGGTCGGATCATTCCGCCGACAACATCGCAGCAGCAAGGTTTAATCCATCAAAATACGGTCCCGAAAGACTTTAAGACAGAGATCATTGTGCCCGACGCAAAAGCAAGATCCCGGGCAAAAAAAATTGTAGAGTTTTATAAGCTCTTAGAATCCAACCCCACCATTGCGAACGTTAGAAAATACGTTTCAGACGATTACATTCAACACAGTTGGTTTTTGCCCGATGGTCCCCAACCCTTAGCGATGTTGTTTTCAACATCCGCTGCCCAATATCCAGCCAAGATCGATGTTCACAAGATCATTGTGGTCGGTGATTGGGCGATGGCGCATGTCAACTTTCGGAACTTGGATCACGGCGCAAAAGGTGATCTTGGTATGGCTGCGGTTGATATGTATTTGTTTGGTCCTGATGGGAAAATTGTTGAACATTGGGATGTTATACAGAACGTGCCAAAACTAGCCCCTAATCCGAACGGGATGTTTGTCAAGCTTTTTAAGGGAGGTCGGCAATGAAAGCCTTTCTAAGATTTTCGATTGTCACTACTGGTTTGATTTTGGTCCACTTCGCCAGTCACGCCGCTCGTGCTCAAACTATCCCGAAACCACCTCCAGCAGATGTGAAACTGCCCTACTACGATCGGCACAGAATCGACGTGAGTAATCTACGAGATTTTTACGATGGGCTCTTAACCGCTGATCTCATGATTCACGCCGACGGAATGTTTGACGCAGCAACGAAATGGAAGATCACCCTCTATCAGATGGTAAAAATGGGTAGCCGTCACCACCAAGCGAGAGCTGCACGTCAACTGTCACTTATGGGTGTTTCTTTAAAGGAGATAAAGGCTGTTTGGTCGAAGGACTACCCAGAATCCATTATAGATACACGACTAAGAACCGCATTTGAGTTGGTAGATCAGGCAATTGTGACGCCTTCTAAAGTTACTGCCGATACCCACGCGGCTTTGCGAATGCGATATATTGACAGACAGATTGCCGAGCTCTTTGAGCTTGTTGCAGTGAATGTTGCCGTAGCAAAACATGATCTCATTCTACCAATCCCCACCGATAAAAAGACGGTTGACTGGGCAAAGGAGAACTTGGCAAGTGTGGGATGGAGCCCGGGGCGCAATGCACCATCGAACGCTAAAGAGCAGCGTCAGGCCCTCTTTGTCGGTGATGCGCTAAAAAAAGCTAAAGCGGAACTGATGGCGGATTGGGAGCCGGAAGACTTAAACGCTCCTAACCCCCAATTCAAGACCGATTGGGTGAACTATCTAACTGGGTACAACATTTCAAAAGTGACTCTCGACGGAGATAGGGATGGAATCGAAAATCCATTCGATTTTTACCCGGAAGACTACCTGCGGTGGAAGGGTCCTGAGGCAGATAAGGCGAATATGCCACCGAAGGGGACGCCTGCATTTAATGTGAAGGCTTACGATTATAAGTATTTTCGACCAGCAAAGGTAGCGAAAACAAAATATCCTCCGAGCGATCGGCAACGCTTTGATACGGAGTGGACAAGACGTAGCTCATTAGGAACGATTGCCATGGATCAGTTTTTTTCTGGTTCAGATCGTGCGCTTGATATCTCAACGAAATGGGAGCTTTTCTTAGTGTTTCAGTTGGCAAGCGGCTGCGTACATTGCCAAGCGCATGGCGCTTTTGGCGTTTTTGATGCCGTTGAGGATGATTATCCGTATGATCAACTCCCATCGAAGGCCGTTCCAAAGCTTATAAAACGGATTCAAGCTCTCGTGGATTTTGAGCGCTCAAGCTTGTTTACTGAGGCGGAGAAAGCAGCCTTTCGTTTCGCACGAGATTCAGGATCTCTGCCTCCACGTGTAACAGCAGCGCATGTGGAGCATTTGCGGCGACACTACTCAGACCGAGAGATTCAAGAATTGATGGCATCGATGATCTGCTACAGTTGGCTGGCAACGGTTATGCAAGCACAAATGACAGTTACCGATCAGCTTAGTATGTCTTTTACGCTAAGAACACTAGGACCACTTGGCTGGAAACCTGGTGTTCATCTTGGGCTGCCAAGTGAGCAAAGACCTTATCATATGACCGAATTGGGTGATCAATGGTTTGCAAAGATGAGTGTCGGTGGAACCTTCGACATATCATCAGAGTGGGTGGGTTATGAGGTTCCCTTAGCAGTTGACAGTGATTTAGATGGTGTTGATGACGCTTTCGATGGTTTTCCAAGAGATCGCTCTAAGTGGGCCGATACCGATCGAGATGGCATCGAAGATAGAAAAGATGATGATATCGATGGTGATGGTATTACGAATAAAGAGGAAATTGCTTCAGGTACGTTCCCCTATAAAGCTGACTCTGATGCTGATGGTGTCACCGATACAGACGAATTAAGGGCAGGAACCAACCCAATCGACCCTTACGATTAATGACTATTTTGGACTCTCGTAATAACCGAGGTGCCG
The Pseudobacteriovorax antillogorgiicola genome window above contains:
- a CDS encoding HXXEE domain-containing protein; this translates as MTQAELIQDIADATGMTKTDVKKVFDSYKEIGYAHMKKLKTDADFALPGFGNILYVMYRERFSECLALILFFGSLWLPMGQIDFLVEHWMKLGFYLIPFLFLIAWKDSSHKPRFRSLYFWTGMLLISYIFHQIEEHWIDIYGNRYAFSASMNELLKGITDSSDNLLSHEGIFVINTTLVWLVGGGALVAMHYSVFPALCMAAIVLINAIAHIGLAVASWEYNPGTLTSIMLFLPVSLLFYKNYFLQKGEKLFLLYLSLGWSILCHVVMVVGTIAVHHWGVISESLYFLALFLLSIVPLLASSPAVKS
- a CDS encoding MarR family winged helix-turn-helix transcriptional regulator; the encoded protein is MTAYEPPGSPKHFGVLLDQVSYLVERKVIRHLKEEGYDLTFLEVVMLIGVVEVEGINPNALAERTLRHKSIVARVTKRLEGQGMITRTVSEVDGRSWELSASKKGIACYKTIMKNMEPFRRRFEKQLNKNDLNVFHQVLMQFRDYLFTDSSH
- a CDS encoding ester cyclase; protein product: MKCHWQGAVMLLLFSLSNGSIVADVSDNVRDKDGRIIPPTTSQQQGLIHQNTVPKDFKTEIIVPDAKARSRAKKIVEFYKLLESNPTIANVRKYVSDDYIQHSWFLPDGPQPLAMLFSTSAAQYPAKIDVHKIIVVGDWAMAHVNFRNLDHGAKGDLGMAAVDMYLFGPDGKIVEHWDVIQNVPKLAPNPNGMFVKLFKGGRQ